One Psychrosphaera aestuarii DNA window includes the following coding sequences:
- the ctlX gene encoding citrulline utilization hydrolase CtlX, which translates to MSQAPSSVVMIRPHHFQPNPQTAADNSFQSEANTDVSLKTLAYQQVTDMVAKLEAHGIDVNLFDDTGSSTPDSVFPNNWFSTHADGKIAIYAMFPENRRLERRPDIIQHLINKYKVSQVIDYSPNEHQARFLEGTGAMVLDHSARIAFAVRSNRCSDQLFYEFCQQFSYRPVLFDATNKDGTPVYHTNVIMTIGSDYVLLATDMIKDPEQRSIVLEAIESADKMVIHLSEQQIEQYCGNALELSNGKKKYLALSSTAFDALTNDQKQTLSSRVNLLPFDVNAIEYAGGSVRCMLAGIHLPKRTDHK; encoded by the coding sequence ATGAGCCAAGCGCCAAGTTCAGTGGTTATGATCAGGCCACATCATTTCCAACCAAATCCACAAACTGCGGCTGATAATAGTTTTCAAAGTGAAGCAAATACAGACGTTTCGCTAAAAACGCTAGCCTATCAGCAAGTGACTGACATGGTAGCGAAGCTAGAAGCACATGGAATAGACGTTAACTTATTTGACGACACAGGGAGCTCTACCCCTGATTCTGTATTTCCCAATAATTGGTTCTCTACTCACGCTGACGGAAAGATTGCTATATATGCCATGTTCCCAGAAAACCGACGCTTAGAAAGGCGCCCGGATATTATCCAGCACCTCATCAATAAATACAAAGTAAGCCAGGTTATAGATTACTCGCCAAATGAGCATCAAGCACGATTTTTGGAAGGTACTGGTGCAATGGTATTAGATCACTCGGCCCGCATTGCCTTCGCCGTTCGTTCTAACCGTTGCTCTGATCAGCTATTTTATGAGTTTTGCCAACAATTTTCATATCGTCCAGTGCTCTTTGATGCAACAAATAAAGATGGTACACCTGTGTATCACACCAATGTAATTATGACGATAGGAAGCGATTACGTATTGTTAGCAACCGACATGATCAAAGACCCAGAACAGCGCTCTATTGTTCTTGAGGCAATTGAATCTGCAGATAAAATGGTTATTCATCTTAGCGAGCAACAAATTGAACAATACTGTGGCAATGCGTTAGAGCTATCTAACGGCAAAAAGAAATACTTAGCCCTTTCGAGTACAGCGTTTGACGCATTAACCAATGACCAAAAACAAACGCTTTCGAGTCGAGTTAACCTCTTACCATTTGATGTAAACGCAATTGAATATGCGGGTGGTTCTGTACGCTGTATGTTAGCAGGCATTCACTTACCAAAAAGAACCGACCATAAATAA
- a CDS encoding glutathione S-transferase family protein, with protein MGLLVDGNWKDKWYDTDSSDGKFVREDAQLRNWITQDGSAGPNGQAGFNAEKDRYHLYVSLACPWAHRTLIVRKLKSLEDYIDVSIVSPDMLKNGWEFDKQNHSTGDALFDSNFMHQIYTRNKADYSGRVTVPVLWDKKQNQIVSNESSEIIRMFNSAFNHLTNNSLDLYPPSLQAEIDEVNDYVYHNINNGVYKCGFATQQEAYENEYNKLFDAIDHIEHRLSTNRYLVGNSPTEADWRLFTTLIRFDAVYVGHFKCNKRTIESYPHLSAYVRELYQWPGIAETVDFYHIKRHYYFSHTMINPTQVVPAGPAIDYTRPHNRNEIG; from the coding sequence ATGGGATTACTTGTTGACGGCAACTGGAAAGACAAATGGTATGACACCGATAGCAGTGATGGTAAGTTTGTGCGAGAAGACGCTCAACTACGAAACTGGATCACGCAAGATGGCTCTGCAGGACCTAACGGACAAGCTGGATTTAACGCCGAAAAAGATCGCTACCACCTGTACGTTTCTTTAGCCTGCCCTTGGGCTCATCGAACCTTGATCGTTAGAAAATTAAAATCGTTAGAAGACTATATAGATGTGTCAATTGTAAGCCCAGACATGTTAAAGAACGGTTGGGAGTTCGATAAACAAAATCACAGTACAGGCGATGCCTTGTTTGATTCGAACTTTATGCATCAAATTTATACTCGCAATAAAGCCGACTATTCAGGGCGAGTCACTGTGCCGGTACTTTGGGATAAAAAGCAAAACCAAATAGTCAGCAATGAATCGTCTGAAATTATCAGGATGTTTAATTCTGCATTTAATCATTTGACTAACAATTCACTAGATTTATATCCACCTTCGCTTCAAGCGGAAATTGATGAAGTGAACGACTATGTTTACCATAATATTAATAATGGGGTTTATAAATGTGGGTTTGCAACTCAACAAGAGGCATATGAAAACGAATACAACAAACTCTTTGACGCGATCGATCATATCGAACATCGATTAAGTACAAATCGTTACTTAGTCGGCAACTCGCCAACGGAAGCAGATTGGCGGTTATTCACAACACTCATTCGTTTTGATGCGGTTTATGTGGGCCATTTTAAATGTAACAAACGAACAATAGAGAGTTATCCACATTTATCGGCTTATGTTCGTGAATTGTACCAATGGCCTGGTATTGCTGAGACCGTCGATTTTTACCACATAAAACGACATTATTACTTTAGTCATACTATGATAAACCCGACCCAAGTAGTTCCGGCCGGACCTGCAATCGATTACACCCGACCTCATAATCGAAATGAAATCGGTTAA
- the nudE gene encoding ADP compounds hydrolase NudE has protein sequence MAGKKISSISESPSLPKVHGSELVAESKLFKIEQLDLEFSNGEKRQYERMKGSGRGAVMVVPCLNDNEFMLVREYAAGIHSYELGFPKGLIDPGETPEQAANRELKEEIGYGAKRFVKLKTVSTAPSYFSAQMHIYVAFDLYEESLVGDEPEPLEKVIWNWDHAEQLLEHKDFNEARSVAALFLAQKLIK, from the coding sequence ATGGCAGGGAAAAAAATAAGCTCAATTTCAGAGTCTCCAAGTTTACCAAAGGTACATGGCAGTGAGCTGGTGGCAGAAAGTAAGCTGTTTAAAATTGAACAGTTAGACTTAGAGTTTTCTAATGGAGAGAAGCGTCAATACGAAAGAATGAAAGGTTCAGGACGTGGCGCCGTTATGGTTGTTCCATGTTTGAACGATAATGAGTTTATGTTAGTACGTGAATATGCAGCCGGTATTCATAGTTACGAGCTTGGTTTTCCAAAGGGCTTAATTGACCCTGGGGAAACGCCTGAACAAGCGGCAAATAGAGAGTTAAAAGAAGAAATCGGCTATGGCGCTAAACGCTTTGTAAAGTTAAAAACGGTTTCTACAGCGCCAAGTTACTTTAGCGCTCAAATGCATATTTACGTTGCGTTCGATTTATACGAAGAGAGTCTTGTGGGTGATGAGCCAGAACCATTAGAAAAAGTCATTTGGAACTGGGACCACGCAGAACAATTATTAGAACACAAAGATTTTAATGAGGCTCGATCTGTAGCTGCATTATTCTTAGCACAGAAGCTGATAAAGTAA
- the rluF gene encoding 23S rRNA pseudouridine(2604) synthase RluF: MTEQQGKRLNKFISESGYCSRREADKLIEQKRVKINGKLPELGTKVLDGDIVTVNGKTINASAENKSDRVYIAYNKPIGITCTTERHVRGNIIDAINHPQRIFPIGRLDKPSDGLIFLTSDGDIVNKILRAENAHEKEYVVVVDKPLNERFKSRMEKGIPILGTVTKPCRVKLLGPKKFSIILTQGLNRQIRRMCEYLGFEVTKLQRTRIMNVDLKGLKPGQWRELTNQEMNQINKAVAGSKKTAE, translated from the coding sequence GTGACTGAACAACAAGGCAAACGACTCAATAAATTCATCAGCGAATCTGGATATTGTTCACGACGCGAAGCGGATAAACTTATTGAGCAAAAGCGCGTTAAAATCAACGGAAAACTACCTGAGCTTGGCACCAAAGTACTAGACGGTGATATCGTCACAGTTAATGGTAAAACTATTAACGCTAGTGCTGAAAATAAGTCAGACCGTGTTTACATCGCCTACAATAAGCCTATTGGTATTACTTGTACTACAGAACGTCATGTTCGTGGCAACATCATAGATGCAATCAATCACCCTCAGCGTATTTTTCCTATCGGACGACTAGATAAACCATCAGATGGTTTGATCTTTTTGACCAGTGACGGTGATATTGTGAATAAAATATTACGAGCGGAGAACGCTCACGAAAAAGAATACGTTGTTGTTGTTGATAAGCCGTTAAACGAGCGTTTTAAAAGTCGTATGGAAAAAGGTATTCCAATACTTGGTACAGTGACAAAACCATGCAGAGTGAAATTACTTGGGCCTAAGAAATTCTCTATCATTCTTACCCAAGGTTTAAATCGTCAAATTCGTCGCATGTGTGAATATTTAGGATTTGAAGTTACTAAGCTACAACGCACTCGCATTATGAACGTCGACTTAAAAGGCCTAAAGCCTGGACAGTGGCGTGAGCTTACTAATCAAGAAATGAATCAAATCAATAAAGCGGTTGCAGGTTCTAAAAAAACAGCCGAATAA
- a CDS encoding hydrolase: MIIKSTFKPAWWLNNRHLQTIVPRFYSVPNTFKPFEQEFALSDGDFVELIWSQSPAYINENTPIVIVLHGLEGSFDSFYAKRMMNAIHQKGWVGLLMQFRGCGKKQNRLAKTYHSGQTEDVSELVKYVNKKFPTNPLYSVGFSLGGNMLAKYLGEEGDKSVLSGGIVISAPLDLSLCAHAIGQGFSAVYQKYLVDKLRKKTKDKLALMKERFPVKVSAEQLDDIKILTEFDEAVTAPINGFKSAADYYAKSSANKFLGSIATPTLVIHAKDDPFMSAEVIPNEGMLSNAVRFELSKSGGHVGFISGLNPFKPVFWAEKRTIEFIQQEQLNKFGHTFA, from the coding sequence ATGATAATCAAATCGACATTTAAACCTGCTTGGTGGCTTAATAATCGCCATTTACAAACAATTGTGCCTAGGTTTTATTCTGTCCCAAATACTTTCAAACCTTTTGAGCAAGAGTTTGCTTTATCAGATGGTGACTTCGTAGAGCTTATCTGGAGTCAGTCACCTGCTTATATCAATGAAAATACGCCTATTGTGATCGTTCTTCATGGCTTAGAAGGTTCTTTTGACAGTTTTTATGCAAAACGAATGATGAATGCCATCCATCAAAAAGGTTGGGTTGGTTTATTAATGCAATTCCGTGGTTGTGGTAAGAAACAAAACCGTCTGGCAAAAACTTATCACTCCGGTCAAACCGAAGATGTCTCTGAGTTGGTGAAATACGTAAACAAAAAGTTTCCAACTAATCCGCTATATAGTGTTGGCTTTTCTTTAGGCGGAAATATGCTCGCCAAATATTTAGGTGAAGAAGGTGATAAGTCGGTATTGTCCGGTGGTATTGTCATTTCAGCGCCACTGGATTTGTCACTATGCGCTCATGCTATTGGGCAAGGATTTTCAGCGGTATATCAAAAGTATTTAGTTGATAAACTGAGAAAAAAAACGAAAGATAAGCTTGCGCTCATGAAAGAGCGCTTTCCAGTAAAAGTATCTGCTGAACAGTTAGATGACATCAAAATACTTACCGAATTTGACGAAGCTGTAACTGCACCAATTAATGGTTTTAAAAGTGCAGCTGACTATTATGCAAAATCGAGCGCAAATAAATTTTTAGGCTCAATAGCAACCCCAACATTAGTTATTCACGCCAAAGATGATCCGTTTATGTCAGCTGAGGTTATCCCTAATGAAGGAATGCTTTCTAATGCGGTAAGATTTGAACTCAGTAAATCTGGAGGCCATGTTGGCTTTATCTCAGGATTAAACCCATTTAAGCCGGTTTTTTGGGCTGAAAAGAGAACTATTGAGTTTATTCAACAAGAGCAGCTAAATAAATTTGGACACACTTTCGCATGA
- the fusA gene encoding elongation factor G — protein MADLSKYRNIGIFAHVDAGKTTTTERILKLTGQIHKTGEVHDGESTTDFMEQEAERGITIQSAAVSCFWNDHRFNVIDTPGHVDFTVEVYRSLKVLDGGIGVFCGSGGVEPQSETNWRYANDSEVARIIFVNKLDRMGADFYRVVKQTKDVLGANPLVMVLPIGIEDEFCGVVDLLSRKAYIWDDTGLPENYEITDIPADMVDKAEEYREMLIETAVEQDDDLMEAYMEGEEPSIEDIKRCIRKGTRTMDFFPTYCGSAFKNKGVQLVLDAVVDYLPSPTEVDPQPLTDEEGEPTGRHAIVSADETFKALAFKIMDDRFGALTFVRIYSGMLNKGDTIMNAATGKTERVGRMVEMQADERKELTSAQAGDIIAIVGMKGNVQTGHTLCDPKDPIILEAMVFPEPVISISVKPKDKGSTEKMGIAIGKMVAEDPTFRVETDQDSGETILSGMGELHLDIKVDILKRTYGVELEVGEPQVAYRETITQPVEDSYTHKKQSGGSGQFGKIDYRIKPGEPGSGFTFTSTVVGGNVPKEFFPAIEKGFAGMMETGVLAGFPVLDVEIELYDGGFHAVDSSAVAFELAARGAFRQSIPKAGAQLLEPVMLVDVFTPEDHVGDVIGDLSRRRGMIAGQEAGATGVRIKADVPLSEMFGYIGSLRTMTSGRGQFSMEFKNYMPCPSSVSDEVIAKAKEEKNAK, from the coding sequence ATGGCTGACTTATCGAAGTATAGAAATATAGGTATCTTCGCTCACGTAGATGCTGGTAAAACCACTACAACTGAGCGTATTTTGAAATTAACTGGTCAAATCCACAAGACTGGTGAAGTACACGACGGTGAGTCAACAACTGACTTCATGGAACAGGAAGCTGAGCGTGGTATTACTATCCAGTCAGCTGCAGTAAGCTGCTTCTGGAACGATCACCGTTTTAACGTTATCGATACTCCTGGACACGTTGACTTCACAGTTGAAGTTTACCGTTCTCTTAAAGTATTAGACGGTGGTATTGGTGTATTCTGTGGTTCTGGTGGTGTTGAACCACAATCAGAAACTAACTGGCGTTATGCGAATGACTCAGAAGTTGCACGTATTATCTTCGTAAACAAATTAGACCGTATGGGTGCTGATTTTTACCGCGTAGTTAAGCAAACTAAAGACGTACTAGGTGCTAACCCACTAGTTATGGTTCTTCCTATCGGTATCGAAGACGAGTTCTGTGGTGTTGTTGACCTATTATCACGTAAAGCATACATTTGGGATGACACTGGTCTTCCTGAAAACTATGAAATCACGGACATTCCTGCTGATATGGTTGACAAAGCAGAAGAATATCGTGAAATGCTTATCGAAACTGCTGTTGAGCAAGACGATGACCTAATGGAAGCGTACATGGAAGGTGAAGAGCCTTCAATTGAAGACATCAAGCGTTGTATCCGTAAAGGTACTCGTACAATGGACTTCTTCCCGACTTACTGTGGTTCTGCATTCAAAAACAAAGGTGTTCAATTAGTTCTTGACGCTGTTGTTGACTACTTACCATCTCCTACAGAAGTTGATCCTCAGCCTCTTACAGATGAAGAAGGTGAGCCGACTGGTCGTCACGCAATCGTTTCTGCTGACGAGACATTCAAAGCATTAGCATTCAAAATCATGGATGACCGTTTTGGTGCACTTACGTTCGTACGTATCTACTCTGGTATGTTGAACAAAGGTGACACAATCATGAACGCTGCGACAGGTAAAACTGAGCGTGTTGGCCGTATGGTTGAGATGCAAGCAGATGAGCGTAAAGAACTTACTTCAGCACAAGCGGGTGACATCATCGCTATCGTTGGTATGAAAGGTAACGTTCAAACTGGTCACACATTATGTGATCCTAAAGACCCAATTATCCTAGAGGCAATGGTATTCCCTGAGCCAGTAATCTCAATCTCTGTTAAGCCTAAAGATAAAGGTTCAACTGAGAAAATGGGTATTGCGATTGGTAAAATGGTTGCTGAAGATCCAACATTCCGCGTTGAAACAGACCAAGATTCAGGTGAAACAATCCTATCTGGTATGGGTGAGCTTCACTTAGACATCAAAGTTGACATCCTTAAGCGTACTTACGGTGTTGAATTAGAAGTTGGTGAGCCTCAAGTTGCATACCGTGAAACTATCACGCAGCCAGTTGAAGATTCATACACGCACAAGAAACAGTCTGGTGGTTCTGGTCAATTCGGTAAAATCGATTACCGTATCAAGCCTGGCGAACCTGGTTCTGGTTTCACGTTCACATCAACAGTTGTTGGTGGTAACGTACCTAAAGAATTCTTCCCAGCAATCGAAAAAGGTTTTGCTGGCATGATGGAAACTGGTGTTCTAGCTGGATTCCCTGTTCTTGACGTTGAAATCGAACTTTACGATGGTGGCTTCCACGCAGTCGATTCATCTGCTGTAGCATTTGAATTAGCAGCACGTGGCGCATTCCGTCAATCAATTCCTAAAGCAGGTGCACAACTACTTGAACCAGTAATGTTAGTAGACGTGTTCACTCCTGAAGATCACGTTGGTGATGTTATCGGAGACCTTAGCCGTCGTCGTGGCATGATCGCTGGTCAAGAAGCAGGCGCTACTGGTGTTCGTATTAAAGCTGACGTACCACTTTCAGAAATGTTTGGTTACATCGGTTCACTACGTACAATGACTTCAGGCCGTGGTCAGTTCTCTATGGAGTTCAAAAACTACATGCCTTGTCCAAGCAGTGTTTCTGACGAAGTAATTGCAAAAGCAAAAGAAGAGAAAAACGCTAAGTAA
- the cobO gene encoding cob(I)yrinic acid a,c-diamide adenosyltransferase, translated as MNEESQQTKDQKHKERQQRLKEQVDQRVESAQVEKGIFQVITGNGKGKSTSGFGVVTRCVGYDKKAAVAQFIKGEWECGERNLLEKLGVPFAVMKTGFTWDTQNRESDTKAALETWQKAKVFLQDESIDVVLLDELTYMITYQYLPLEEVLETIANRPKMQSVIVTGRAAHRELAEAADTVSEVKNIKHAFDSGVKALQGFDY; from the coding sequence ATGAACGAAGAATCACAACAAACTAAAGATCAAAAACATAAAGAACGTCAGCAACGTTTGAAAGAACAAGTTGATCAACGAGTTGAGTCTGCTCAAGTGGAAAAGGGCATTTTTCAAGTTATAACAGGAAATGGTAAAGGTAAGTCTACATCTGGTTTTGGTGTAGTTACCCGTTGTGTTGGATATGATAAAAAAGCAGCGGTTGCTCAATTTATTAAAGGTGAGTGGGAATGTGGCGAACGTAATCTTCTAGAAAAGTTAGGCGTTCCTTTTGCTGTTATGAAAACTGGATTTACTTGGGATACCCAAAATCGTGAAAGCGATACAAAAGCCGCATTGGAAACATGGCAAAAAGCCAAAGTCTTTCTACAAGACGAATCAATTGATGTCGTGTTATTAGATGAATTGACTTATATGATTACATATCAGTACTTACCATTAGAAGAAGTATTAGAAACCATAGCTAATAGACCTAAAATGCAGTCTGTCATCGTGACAGGGCGAGCGGCCCATCGTGAGTTGGCTGAAGCGGCAGATACAGTAAGTGAAGTAAAAAATATTAAACATGCCTTTGACTCAGGAGTTAAGGCGTTACAAGGCTTTGACTACTGA
- a CDS encoding recombinase RecA translates to MLELDEYQNKGLLWYGCKNDNHICKVSTQYDELDQILHGGFPTEGIIEVKTPLGIGELRLLFPYLVNKQKAEKQECVFIAPPIQLNAEFLLANGLELTSTLILPVYDDKKALWATEQALSSGCCSTVVLWQAQLSIKQVRRLMLACERGGASLVLIRYSHLQNQNVNRYSNISKTEFLSLPSALSLSLFPDPSGIKVKVDKQKGGTASKAFVVDMNQKWGELTTEDQIKLSNGNSNVVAFPNIVNN, encoded by the coding sequence ATGTTAGAACTAGATGAATATCAAAATAAAGGCTTACTTTGGTATGGTTGTAAAAATGATAATCATATTTGTAAAGTCTCCACACAATACGATGAGCTAGATCAAATTCTTCATGGCGGTTTTCCAACAGAAGGGATCATTGAGGTAAAAACACCATTAGGCATTGGTGAACTTAGGCTTTTATTCCCATATTTAGTCAATAAACAAAAGGCTGAAAAACAAGAGTGTGTGTTTATCGCTCCCCCGATTCAATTAAATGCAGAGTTTTTATTAGCAAATGGGTTGGAGTTAACATCAACATTAATATTGCCTGTTTACGACGATAAAAAAGCACTTTGGGCCACCGAACAGGCTTTGAGTAGCGGTTGTTGCAGCACGGTTGTGTTATGGCAAGCGCAATTATCTATAAAGCAAGTAAGGCGATTAATGTTGGCTTGCGAACGAGGTGGCGCAAGTCTCGTTTTGATAAGGTATTCCCATCTGCAAAATCAGAACGTTAATCGCTATTCTAACATTTCAAAGACAGAGTTTTTATCATTGCCAAGTGCGCTTAGCTTGTCACTATTTCCAGATCCGAGTGGCATAAAAGTAAAAGTAGATAAGCAAAAAGGAGGCACAGCTTCAAAAGCCTTTGTCGTTGATATGAATCAAAAATGGGGTGAGTTGACGACGGAAGACCAAATAAAATTAAGCAACGGAAATAGTAACGTTGTGGCCTTCCCTAATATTGTTAATAACTAA
- the cysQ gene encoding 3'(2'),5'-bisphosphate nucleotidase CysQ — METDLKKLVEDVKDIAIKAGGAILEYFEDGDFEQYDKSDHSPVTSADYAANDIVISSLQSLTPNIPIISEESEGLVFSDRKQWAEYWLVDPLDGTQEFVAGRPDFAVNIALIQNNKPVLGVIHAPVTEDTYWATKDQGAFKQTKSSTSKISGNKIDTAKHSLTVAISRVQKLDSITKYIIDGVDLSFISLGSCALKSCLVAEGKADLYIRVGPTGEWDTGAPQIIVEEAGGRIIDSEFKPLSYNERESFLNPDFFVASDQSLDWSTMIIPHDSRRD; from the coding sequence ATGGAAACAGATCTCAAAAAACTAGTCGAAGACGTTAAAGATATTGCCATTAAAGCAGGCGGCGCAATATTAGAATATTTTGAAGACGGTGATTTTGAACAGTACGATAAATCCGATCATTCTCCAGTAACAAGTGCAGATTATGCAGCAAATGATATCGTTATCTCATCATTACAGTCCCTTACTCCAAATATTCCAATTATTTCTGAAGAAAGTGAAGGGTTAGTATTTAGTGACCGCAAACAGTGGGCTGAATATTGGCTTGTTGATCCACTTGATGGCACTCAAGAGTTTGTAGCCGGCCGTCCCGATTTTGCAGTTAATATCGCACTGATACAAAACAATAAACCTGTGTTAGGTGTTATTCATGCTCCTGTTACAGAAGACACTTACTGGGCTACTAAAGACCAGGGTGCGTTTAAGCAAACAAAGTCATCAACGTCAAAAATCAGTGGTAATAAGATTGATACCGCTAAACACTCTTTGACGGTTGCTATTAGTCGAGTTCAAAAATTGGATTCAATTACTAAGTACATTATTGACGGTGTTGATTTAAGTTTTATTTCCCTTGGCAGCTGTGCATTAAAGTCTTGTTTGGTTGCCGAAGGTAAAGCCGATTTGTATATTCGAGTGGGCCCAACTGGAGAGTGGGATACTGGAGCGCCTCAAATCATTGTTGAAGAAGCTGGTGGTCGTATTATTGACTCGGAATTTAAACCTTTAAGTTATAACGAAAGAGAGTCATTTTTAAACCCGGACTTTTTTGTTGCATCAGACCAATCTTTGGATTGGTCGACGATGATCATCCCGCACGACTCACGTCGGGACTAA
- a CDS encoding YheU family protein, whose product MIIPWKDLSNEAIEGIIEEFIMREGTDYGEVEVSFNDKKDQLLQQLKSGEVVLVFSELHETVNLMPAKTFSPDVSRAG is encoded by the coding sequence ATGATAATTCCTTGGAAAGACCTTAGTAACGAAGCGATAGAAGGCATTATTGAAGAATTTATAATGCGCGAAGGCACTGACTACGGCGAGGTAGAGGTCTCGTTTAATGATAAAAAAGACCAGCTACTACAACAATTAAAAAGTGGCGAGGTTGTATTGGTTTTTTCGGAATTACATGAAACCGTAAACCTAATGCCAGCTAAGACCTTTAGTCCCGACGTGAGTCGTGCGGGATGA
- a CDS encoding DUF5610 domain-containing protein, whose translation MIKFDPNQFQNWLSKPSSKGELNSQNGQQQIKKSPPASFVTLSGATSSTSFSYFHQTVQKRVQQSISVPQDLKPNKLEQAAIEQRYKRAEASSSAILGFITNRLKMDKADGATSEQLQSRIEAGLKGFEQGYEEASGILSDMGLLEGDVESDISLTAQKVKEGLFELANEYLGENQSVIEKPVSLNQPDDSAEESVPPARIGEALFQSLQSKESRSFEFELETRDGDTIKINASAFLGASVESGNGRFSSQGQGGGNSYSGSYAYSYSEVVNQQQFSLSIDGDLDEDELEAINALLEKINSLSADFYDGDMQEAINKALELEYDSSEISAFALDLSQSTSVRAVEAYQSEQASLRPGAAALRQVEPLGNFAADLKGEFAKTEDLFSHPRDLLSDLFQKMDLMNKPEEQDYTIDFASFSSSIVEQWSSRLELLRAPSSEE comes from the coding sequence ATGATTAAATTCGACCCCAATCAATTTCAAAATTGGCTGAGCAAACCCAGCAGTAAGGGCGAACTAAATTCTCAAAATGGCCAACAGCAAATAAAAAAATCACCGCCAGCGTCATTCGTAACCCTGTCCGGCGCAACTTCAAGCACGAGCTTTTCGTATTTTCATCAAACGGTACAAAAACGTGTGCAGCAATCAATTTCAGTTCCGCAAGACCTCAAACCTAATAAGTTAGAGCAGGCTGCCATTGAACAAAGATACAAACGTGCCGAGGCATCATCTAGCGCAATACTTGGGTTTATCACTAATCGCTTAAAAATGGACAAAGCCGATGGCGCTACATCAGAACAACTACAAAGTCGAATCGAAGCAGGCTTAAAAGGTTTTGAACAGGGTTATGAAGAAGCCAGTGGTATTTTGTCAGACATGGGCCTGTTAGAAGGTGATGTTGAAAGTGACATTTCTTTAACAGCACAAAAAGTAAAAGAAGGCTTGTTTGAGTTAGCGAATGAATACTTAGGTGAAAATCAGAGTGTCATCGAAAAGCCAGTTAGTTTAAATCAACCGGATGACTCAGCAGAAGAGTCAGTTCCGCCAGCGCGTATCGGCGAAGCTTTATTCCAGTCTTTGCAATCAAAAGAGTCTCGCTCGTTTGAATTTGAACTTGAAACACGAGATGGCGATACAATAAAAATTAATGCCAGTGCGTTTTTAGGTGCGTCGGTTGAGTCTGGTAATGGTCGTTTTTCTAGTCAGGGCCAAGGCGGTGGCAATTCATATAGTGGTAGTTATGCGTATTCTTATAGTGAAGTCGTCAATCAGCAGCAGTTCTCATTAAGTATTGATGGTGATTTAGACGAAGACGAACTAGAGGCTATAAATGCCTTATTAGAAAAAATTAATAGTTTATCGGCAGATTTTTATGACGGTGACATGCAAGAGGCTATTAACAAGGCGTTGGAGTTGGAATACGACTCATCAGAGATTAGCGCTTTTGCACTGGATTTAAGTCAAAGTACAAGCGTTAGAGCGGTTGAGGCTTATCAGTCAGAGCAAGCTTCTTTGCGTCCCGGTGCTGCTGCATTAAGACAGGTAGAACCATTAGGGAATTTTGCTGCTGACCTGAAAGGTGAATTTGCTAAGACGGAAGATTTGTTTTCTCACCCAAGAGATCTGCTATCGGACTTGTTCCAAAAAATGGACTTAATGAATAAGCCTGAAGAGCAAGACTACACAATAGACTTTGCTTCTTTTTCCTCGTCCATTGTGGAGCAGTGGTCAAGTCGTCTTGAGTTGCTTCGAGCACCTAGTAGTGAAGAGTGA